Part of the Onychostoma macrolepis isolate SWU-2019 unplaced genomic scaffold, ASM1243209v1 Scaffold68, whole genome shotgun sequence genome, TACTCAATttgagctatatatatatatatatatatatatatatatatatacatattgagTTGATGTGTTTATTCAGATGAAGTGTGCAGAAAGAAGTGGAAGAGTCAACAAAATCCATGTCAGCCATTTCGCAACGAGACTGGagccgcctggcagaagcccctcccTGACATGAATTCGcgtctgttgtgaagtgaatttcaTGCGCAaatgaagcgagtaaactcaaaatgttcaagcgtccaactacGCGTGAATAGCGTGATTTATTCGCGCAAGTcacgtctggtgtgaacgcacagtaaCATATTCCCTTGCTGTCAGCCAGTTAACAGTCTTACCTGTACCTGTCTGATTTGGCTGATGCTCAGTGGGCTCTTCCTCACTCTCTGAGCCTGCTTTTGCCTCATCTTCAATGAAAGTATAAGtattacacatttaatttaatattatacatcATAAATCTATATTATATAGCCTACTAATAAACAACTCActtagaacatattttaactatttaaagGCATACTATTAATatggttttaataaaatgttttaaatatgtgtTATGTAGATTACTAGTATCAACTAAGACAAGTGATTATAATGGGAAATATGATGATTTACCTGTTGGTTTGCTGGATCTTTGAATCTATGTTTGTAATGTTTAGCAGCCTCCTTCGCGCTTTCTCTCCGTCTCTGtcttatttgttttgtgaaggcttttttattaatttttttgtctaCAAAGTGTGCCAACAACAgcaaacttgtttttttttatctatattAGATCCCATCGTGTACAATAATTtgatttgaaattgtaattctAAGAATGTGGATATTTTGTTAGCATTTTTAGAAGACCGAGAGCAAATCATTACCGacagaaatacaaaaacaaactagTCTACCAAATTACTAATTCAGCGGATCAACCACTTGACTGTAATGTGAAATGTAATGCATCTACCTGTCAATGCAACAACCTTCGAACTGTTGTCTCCAGTCCTCTCTCCAGAGAGCTGGCACATTGTGAGTGATGCTGCGAGCGGGCGAGAAAACCCGGAGAGGATCAGCAGAATCAGTCGATCTTTAGCGAGCGGTGACAGAACGCTTTGAGCTGGGGTAATGGGTTGGTGAGAGGGCAGCTCAGCCGATCTGGGCAGAGGGACAGTGGCCACCAGGCCACCCGTTGTACGGCCCTGGCCTAGATAGGCTATTTCTCACATCTGTAAGTATAAGACAAGTACACTGGTTTTGGCTCATTTTTGTGACGCACTCCACAGTTGAAGGAAGCGCAccctgtttttgttttcttcattttacAAAATCACAATGATTTGTTGATATTATGAGCGTACACAAATGCTTAATTGCATACACTAATTGCTTCCACAGTCCGCACAAACACTTGGATATGCCTAATAACACATATTTATCTACATTAACGTCATGTAAGGTGCTACTACTTGcgtttaaattttaaatgataagccatatttgaggtcaaTGAATGATAGGTTTGGATAGATGTAGCCTCTAATTACCACAAAGACCAGCCCTTTACAATCCGTCACGGACGCAGACAGTTTCTTTCTATTTTCCTTTATTCTTTGTATTCTAGCAGCTAAcctaataataacattttggtcaACTAATGGTTCTAAAGACACCACAGACAGCCGCAAACTTATAActgttaattcatttattttcaggcaaattaatcaaatcaaattaatatatCCTGAGATATTTCAGATATTTCTGTGTGTGCCATATCAGCATCAAAACTCAAAACTTCAAAAACAAGGAGTTTTtgaaacaatgaaaaaactaaaaaattatacaatgtataaaaacaaagcaaatcaaagaataatgaaaaaaaaggttattctTTTTTAAAGTGATTTGGCAAACACCTCCATTAAACTGAGGAACCTCTCCTCTCTTGCTGCAGCCTCTCTCCACATCCCTCATTTCCTGTCTCCTCTGCGTTCTCTCCCTGTACTCTTCCTCTCTCTGCCTGGCttcttcctctctctttttAGTCTCTTCATATTGTCTTGTGTCTCTCTCTTCCACCTCTCTTGCTCTTCTTTCCTCTCTCTGTTGGGCTTCTTCCTCTCTTCTTGCCTCTCTTTCTTCCATCTCCTTGAGATATGTCAAATGTTCCCCTTCTTCTCTTCCTTGGTGCAGATGGGCCAGCAACAGAGAATGAGGAATGATCAGCAACATCCTTGCTGCCAGACTGTATGAGCAGTGGTGGGGTGATGGATGGCTTAGAGCCTAATACAGCATCCATCACCCCATACCACTTCCAGGATGCTGCTGTCAGTTCCCCATCCTCTGTGCTGACCCCTGACTGTGGACACTTAAGATCCTGTAACaagaaaacaagcaaaataaatatatgaacagtattaaaacaaagataaaaaataagtacaaaaaAACTTACTTTGTACTTCTGCTTGAGGTTTTCCCATTTCTTTTTGACCCAAGCAGCAGACACTTTGCCCTGAAGATTTCTTTGCTCTATAAAAGttcttaaacacacacaaaagcaaTTAATAACACCATAGATTGTGGCTGCACAATATTGGAAAGAAACTGACATCgcaatactttatttatttttctgctaTATgtatcactatatatatatatatatatatatatatatatatataaagggttgattttttatcaatttgcattgtatactgaacaaaattataaatgcaacatttttgtttttgcccccatttttcatgagctgaactcaaagatctaagactttttctatgtacacaaaaggcctatttctctcaaatattgttcacaaatttGTCTAAATCTGttttagtgagcacttctcctttgccgagatactccatccacctcacaggtgtggcatatcaagatgctgattagacagttTGCTTTAAAACGAATGGAGTTAGATATGAGTGCAAAGTCTGCAGCCGTTGCCTTTAATGAATTTGATGTCAGTCGAAACCGGAGGATGGTTCCTCCTTTCTGTGAGAAGGACGTTGaaattttttttgccattttgagAGGGTTGCTGTTTCTTTGAAGTGGCCTGAGAATGTTTGGTCACTGTTGCTACAATGTGTGATTACTGGTAAAGCGCAAGAAGTATATGCGGCATTGCCCATAGAGGAGTCTGCAGATTACAAAGTGGTCAAAACTGCTATATTAAAAGCTTATGAATTAGTCCCGGAGGCTTATAGACAGCGTTTCAGACATTATTCAAAGCTTTCCGTTCAGACTTATGTTGAGTTCGCGTGTGAGAAAGAAATATTGTTTGATCGCTGGTGTGCGTCTCAAAAAGCACAAATTTGTTCTAGCACAGAACAAATGAGGCAGTTGATTCTAGTTGAAGAGTTCAAAAATTGTTTACCTGCTGCTCTGTCCACTTATATAAGTGCACAGAAGGCAGATACCCTTCATAAAGCTGCTATTTTAGCTGACGACTTTATTTTAACTCATAAGGTCACGCTCAAAGAGAAATCGTGGGATAGAGCTCCTGCTGCTTTACCTGTTTCGCTTTTCAAAACTATCAGCAGTAAGCCTATTGTTACGGCTGCTGATCaggtttgttttattgtaaGGCTCCTGGTCATTTAATTGCAAATTGTCCCGTTCTTAAGAAGAAGTCTAGCCAAAATTTGTGGGACTGATTTCGGAAATTTTCAGTCTGATTTTGCCGATAATGCTTGTGACACTGTAGTTCATTCTTATAAGTCCAGTTATGGACCTTTCCTGCAAAATGGAACTGTGTCTGTTCCTGGCCTGAAGGAACCTGTACCTGTTCGCATGCTTCGGGACACTGGTGCTGCTTTATCGTTCCTTTTGGATGGGATACTGCCATTTTCTGATGAGACCGCTACTGGCAGTGTTGCTTTGGTTCGAGATTTTGAGATGGGAGTTATGGAGGTTCCGTTACACAGAATTCATTTGAAGTCTGAGTTGGTTACGGGGGATGTAGTTGTGGGTGTTCGTCCATCTCTTCCAATTCCTGATGTAACTTTCATCTTGGGGAATGATTTAGCTGGAGGTAATGTGTGAGTTGTTCTGATGTGCCACCTGAAGTTGTGTCTGTGCCATTTGTTTCTACTGTGGATGAGTGTGCtttgtgtgttgtttgttttctcGGCGTGTGCGCTTACTCGCTTTATGGCTAGATCTGCTGATATTTGTAAGTCAGATGAGGTGGATTTGTGCGAGACGTTCATGGCAAATCATAAATTGATTGAATTGTCTTCTGTTGTTCCGCAGGA contains:
- the LOC131535692 gene encoding uncharacterized protein LOC131535692; amino-acid sequence: MLLIIPHSLLLAHLHQGREEGEHLTYLKEMEEREARREEEAQQREERRAREVEERDTRQYEETKKREEEARQREEEYRERTQRRQEMRDVERGCSKRGEVPQFNGDVRNSLSRPGPYNGWPGGHCPSAQIG